ttgataccatcagctgattaatgtgtaactaaaaccgtctgattttcataaataaccttataaagctgagtcattaggatttatctgaaattgacacattaaaagtaatttgttgaacgatttaaaaaaaccattacttatataaatccaaataattctaaaatgagatgtcaatagtgataagtaggctatccaagaataatatcaccattgaatcatcttcgaggagtttgtgacaacctgatcattctcttgttactgattatatttaacatcgatcgtaaaattggaagttgtagctcacgtctatacgatgcgcggcgcggcgcagctacaccgctagacgcgccgcgctttatctagagacgtgagctacaactcccaattttaccctactgGTGGATTTCGCTCCGGCAGAGATAGCTGTCTTCGATACAGCGGCGGAGTCTCTAAATCTGGGCTTATAACATTATTCCAAAGTAAATTAGCTCGTATATCACCCTCAGTTCTGCGGTTTCTACGGCGCCGTTGCGCCCGCGGACGGGAAAACAAATTCCTCCATGAACAAACACATCGTAACCACAAGTAGGTCCCGACTATGCCTATCGCTAAACCGATTTCAACACCAATCACAAAAGCTTGAACGGCCGAAAAGTCCCGATCGAATTTCTGGAATGGCGTCAAAGGTTTTGTATCGTTCGGCTTCACTGgtaaagttttattttcaaCGGTTATATTCCAGACTTTATCAATATCCACCGATTCTCGTTCGACTACCATGGATATAATTTTCTCAGATTTCCGGAGAGACTTCTTTTTGCATTGCTTTTCGTATTTAATATTGTGAGAAAGTATCCACGTTTCAACGGCGATAAAATCGGGATTGCACTGCCAGTATTCATTTTTCAGTTCTAATCTCTCCAATTTTCGTATGGGTTTCAGTACAGCTACCGTGATGGTGACGATATAATTTTCGCTTAGGTCTAGCTTCTTTAGATTGGGCAGTCTACTAAATAGTCGTTCTGGTAACGATTTGATGCGGCAGTTGTTAAGATTGAGGACCTGGAACaacaattattacaataaacACCTATCAATTTTATCGCTCCACTGAGTTAAGAATTTCGAGTTACGACTTCGAAGTGGGtaagtaagtagtacctacttatcgttGCCTAGGTTCATGGCGATTTTGACATTTTTGGTGCCATTTGCCATAGAAATACCTAATCATTCATCCAAGCCATTCGCAGTAAAATCAAGAGACgcatcatttcatttatttatttgctttcggCCAATCAGAAATAAGAAAACGTCCATTAGAAACTGAATAAGAATATAAAGTCCTAGCACAGTATTCCTCAAATATTTCAAACTTCAAATTATGCCGTTTTGCGTTCTCATGTAGGAAAGTTGCTAATTTTGACTTAGATAGGTAGTTACGTGGTGTAAGAACTTGCAAATTTTCAACTTACTTGCAACTTTTCATGCATTATAAACGGTTCATTTTTCACTTTCTCAAAAACGTTAGATGACAAATCCAATATTTCCAACTTTGGCGTTTCCCAAAACACATCCGATGTGATAAACCTTAATCTGTTGTTACTAAGATCTAGATTGGTTAGATCGTTCAATCCGGCGAAAGCGTGCAAGCCAATCCAGAATATAAGATTGTAAGACAAGTCTAAGATCCTCAGTGAACTGTATCCAATTTCCTGAAATCAAAATTAAatggtttattatttttattcatcctATCCCTAGTATCTACTTAGCTAGGAAAACCCCACGAATaggtataaatttttacaagtaaaaaaaacgTGAAGATACCCTTATGTACctatgagagttctccatatgttctcaaaggtgtgtgaagtctaaaAATCCGCACCAGCAGCGTAGTAAACCATGGCTCAACCActcaacccttctcattctaagaaacccgtgctcagtagtgacccggcgataggttgatgatgatgacaggcACGCGCTTGACCACAAGCACACCAGAGGGTTATTCGCTagctcagtgatcatcactgagTGAAAGCCGTCAAGCCACTtgaagctcatttgacatttatttttaatccactgAAGGTTTGCTACCAAACAATAGTTTTATATCGcttagtgaagcagcaatgtagaaccaaccaatgtcaaatgagatTGATGGCTTCCATTGAGTGAAGATCACTTAGGTAATCACCTCGCTCGCGCTGATGCAGTTATAACGTAGCTGATGCAATGTTGCCTAAGATGGAACGTGTTCAACTTGCAAGaagtctattcactcttgttttaactACTTTACAGTTGTTGATTACTTGCAAATAAATAGTAAGTAAACAAAAACCTACCTTGAAACAAAAGTTATCCAATTCACTTATAACA
This genomic stretch from Maniola jurtina chromosome 2, ilManJurt1.1, whole genome shotgun sequence harbors:
- the LOC123877643 gene encoding leucine-rich repeat transmembrane neuronal protein 2, coding for MWGLILFGLSWLHFGFCGGTVCPKECDCDMDNGLNRAMCVDQNIVSVDVGVPKEVQVYSLSQNVISELDNFCFKEIGYSSLRILDLSYNLIFWIGLHAFAGLNDLTNLDLSNNRLRFITSDVFWETPKLEILDLSSNVFEKVKNEPFIMHEKLQVLNLNNCRIKSLPERLFSRLPNLKKLDLSENYIVTITVAVLKPIRKLERLELKNEYWQCNPDFIAVETWILSHNIKYEKQCKKKSLRKSEKIISMVVERESVDIDKVWNITVENKTLPVKPNDTKPLTPFQKFDRDFSAVQAFVIGVEIGLAIGIVGTYLWLRCVCSWRNLFSRPRAQRRRRNRRTEGDIRANLLWNNVISPDLETPPLYRRQLSLPERNPPFPIFGIAGLQVDAVREDNRVETPPPPYNECRLNI